One Malania oleifera isolate guangnan ecotype guangnan chromosome 9, ASM2987363v1, whole genome shotgun sequence DNA segment encodes these proteins:
- the LOC131163408 gene encoding lysine-rich arabinogalactan protein 19-like codes for MNVPPTTEPSTGPTDTLASLVVATVPPDDMPTQPEPSLAMTLILLINISVPSMPLSIITPHTPVLRRIMAHMSRVIDTSKATAASYAPATGTSSTAPPAAPTFYAPPAAPILRPPPSAPTLPPPAPTSIPSVALASPESPAVSSSFSNDDATASHMLSNAAH; via the coding sequence ATGAATGTGCCACCCACTACAGAGCCATCCACAGGGCCAACTGATACTCTAGCATCTCTAGTTGTAGCCACAGTGCCTCCGGATGACATGCCTACCCAGCCAGAACCTTCCTTGGCAATGACCCTCATCTTACTAATCAATATCTCAGTGCCTTCAATGCCTCTTTCCATTATCACACCTCATACTCCTGTCCTACGACGCATAATGGCGCATATGTCAAGAGTCATAGACACTAGCAAGGCTACCGCCGCATCATATGCTCCTGCCACTGGGACATCCTCCACTGCTCCACCTGCGGCTCCAACCTTTTATGCTCCACCTGCAGCCCCAATTTTACGCCCACCACCTTCTGCACCCACTCTGCCACCACCTGCTCCTACTAGCATTCCATCTGTGGCCCTAGCATCGCCTGAGTCACCGGCTGTGTCAAGCAGTTTTTCCAACGATGATGCGACTGCTTCGCACATGCTATCTAATGCAGCTCATTGA
- the LOC131164587 gene encoding uncharacterized protein LOC131164587: MRQYWLLKTEAGDWSWEDQAANGGISKWDGVKNKQAQKHLKAMRLGDLCFFYHSGAKARRVVGVVSVIRQWYEDDSVVGGGAVDVRAVGEMRMPVDLKEMKRDGGMKDFALFRQPRLSVVAVPASVWERICEMGGGFEEDGDADS; this comes from the coding sequence ATGCGGCAGTACTGGTTGTTGAAGACGGAGGCCGGAGACTGGTCGTGGGAAGATCAAGCGGCAAATGGGGGCATATCCAAGTGGGACGGCGTGAAGAACAAGCAGGCCCAGAAGCACCTCAAGGCCATGCGCCTGGGCGACCTCTGCTTCTTCTACCACTCCGGCGCCAAGGCCCGCCGCGTCGTCGGCGTCGTCTCTGTCATTCGCCAGTGGTACGAGGACGACTCCGTCGTTGGCGGCGGGGCGGTGGACGTGAGAGCGGTCGGGGAGATGAGAATGCCAGTGGACTTGAAGGAGATGAAGCGCGACGGCGGGATGAAGGACTTTGCCCTGTTCCGGCAGCCGCGACTGTCCGTTGTGGCGGTTCCGGCTAGTGTTTGGGAGCGTATTTGTGAAATGGGAGGTGGGTTTGAGGAGGATGGAGATGCAGACAGTTGA